In Pagrus major chromosome 23, Pma_NU_1.0, the genomic window GATATGTATTCAAAGGGCTTATTCAGACCGGGACAGGATGAATGCTGGAGGCAGTGTGGTaagaaaatgacttgttttgggGGCTTTGCCCTTGAGTTTTTTTCCAAATTGGCAAAAGAttgctaaaataaataaataatgaaaaccGTTGGACTGGAAATTGCTCTTCTGTCACATTATACTTGGACAAAATCCCAGACAAACACGGCTCAGGATGAATACGACTTTAAAATGCATCCATCACATCCTGGGTACCTGTGTGTGGGGCCCCGGGCTCCTCTCCCAGCGGGGGAACACATTCGTGAAGGTGAGAGGTTCTGAGCCCTCGAAGATGAGGTAGGCCTGTGGTGGGCGTCTTGGGTTCATCTCTGTGATACAGAGAAACAAATCATCAACAACCAGCATCGGCTTTCATTCCCGACCCCTCAAACATCTTCCCCTTCGTACCTTTGCAGTACTGCAGCGCCGTCTGCATGGCGCACCGCCTCTCGTTGTGCCAGCAGCTCCAGGCCGAAGCCGAGCTCTCCGTCTGCTCGGGCTGACCCCGCTGCCAGAGGTAGACCTCCAGACGGTTGTCGAGCAGGAACAAGgctggaggacagacaggaaagaTAGGACGATGTATGAGACAATAAAGTGGAATTAGATTAGACTGGTATTAGATTAAGGTCAACTTTGATGTTCCTGTGGgatgtttgaaaaaaggattcagcaaagaaaaagcaaagtaaATGTGAAGTAAAGctcatttttatacatttaaatgtttctctCCAATTATTGGGTGATAATTACTGAACCATCCTGATAGAAAATGAGAAATTAGATAGAGAAGTTAACAGTGTGTGGGAAGTGAGGAGCTCTCACCCGGCTGTGGTACAGAGTACAGACTCTCCTGGACGAAGGGCATCGGCATAACGAGCCCCGGCAGCCGCGTTGGACTTTGCAGCTCTTCGGCTCTGAAACTCCCCGAGGCGACGCTCAGGTGGAAGAGGCGAGGTGTGAAGTTATACTTTCCAGGATCTGACAGCACACagcacattttgattttaaagtttacagcgagaggagagagaaatgtCCTGGGTGGAGAGAAGGTGTTTTCTACCTTGCAGCATGCAGTCGTAGGCCTTCCTGTCCATCTGCCCCAGTGCGGTCCAGAAGTCTGCCGGCTCTGAGCCCTCCTCCACTACCTGCACCTTCACAGGGCTGCTCTGGCTCAGACCCAACTCTGACGGACACCTGACGAACACATCAAATACACAAGCTGGAAAAttagacttttatttttctgcacaaattaaaatctaaaatggaaaaggtcaaatttaaaaaaacaatgatcacattttttaccattttctggcttaaagaaatcaattaatcaagaaaataattaacaaatgaatcaaaaatgaaaataatcgttacatattaaatgtaaaaacatcccTGCCACTCAGTGTATGTGACTTACGTTTGAGCGAGCCTCTCCGCTGCCCTCCTGCCGACCTCTCTGGAGCTGGCGTGAGCTTTACAGCCGGTCCAGAGAtacagcgccccctgctggctgtTGAGGAGAACAACAGAGCCTCTGGACCTCAGACCTGCACAGCAGCAGTCGACCTCCAGCAGAGATCCCTCCTCTGGGAGCTCTCCTCGCACACAGAAAAGACGCCACTCTGCCAAAACAGGCGGATGGCGACATGTCTTTTAAATCACACcacagattaaaaagaaaaacaacatggccGTACTGTACCTGCGTTAACGGCCTCGTCTCGCTTGCCCTTGTGAATGACCAGGCCTCCCTGGAAAAGCTGCAGGAAACAGGGAGGCTCCTTTCCCTGAGGCACCACCACCTTCAGGAGCAACAAGCACaaagccctgtatcactctaaatctAAACTCGCTCACAGATACCAGCCGCCTAAATACACCGATGATCTATACTGAAGCCCGTACCTGTGACTCTTCCTGGTTGTTCATCCCGATGGACAGGAAAGCAGCCGTGTCCCGCCCACTGACGCTGGAGTGGCGGCCCCTCCACAGGAACAAGGCGgtgttttccttttgtctgGGTTCTCTGCTGCACTCATCGGGACTGTCTACAGCAGAGAAAATCACGGATCATCATTAAACTGCACGGAGACAAATGACTCTACATCTAAAACACAAGAAGTGTCAAGTTCAAGTATTACATCGTGAACGTCACGGACCGACAGTGATGACGCTGTACGTCCAGCGGATGACGTAGGAGTCTCCTTCGTGAAGCTGCCCGCCGCTCTCCACGGGGACTTCGCTGTCGTCGAACTCCTGGACGTGCCAGGTGTCCACGGCAACCGTCTTCAGCTCCATCTGACGTCCCTCCTCCAGCGCGATGACCCCGTGCCCCCTCTGGACGTCGACCCCGGCCAACACGCTGTGGACCAAGCCGTCCCCTTCCAGCGACTGACCCGACACCAGAGCCTTGGCGTCGCAGGCGCTCAGGAGGTCTGATGACAAGGACGCTGAGAGGGAGGGCTGAACCGGGACGGGCTGTCAAGAGATGGAAAACAGATGGTGGGTAGAAAAGTATTGTGTGCTGCAGGTTGACGTTCAAGTATCAAACTGTGAGACGAACCTGTGTCTCCTCGCTCACGGGAGCAGCTTCCTCGCTGCCTCCGGTCCGGCCCGTCCAGTCCAGGAACTTCTCTCTGAACAGAGACGTCTCGTTGTGCTCGGAGACGCAGCCGAACAACGCCCAGCTGGGACGCCCCTCTCCCCTCCTGAGGACACAAGTAGGCAGGCAGAAATGTTGGTCGTTATATCTTTAAAAGACTAAAAAGGGCGTTGAGTTGAACTGGAGACATACAGTAGACGGTGGCTGGCAGTGAACCGGGGGCATATGTCTGCTTGGTTGAATTTCCAAGCAGCTGTCTTTCGCCAGCTGCAGCGTGTCAGCGTGTAGCCTGGCCTCAGAACAGTACGCTGGGATTTTACAGCATGTCATGTGGACACAATGCTGCGGCATCTCTGCGTGAGGCGTTGAATTACGAGCCATTTGTTCTTAAATCGTGCACTGAACGCCGACTGCAGACTGCTGGGGTCGTGGCTGCATGCGCGGCAATCTTAACGCCTTGCTAAACTTCATCGTGTGCACCACAGTGCTCAGGTAATGCTGTGGTACTTACTCCGGTGTTTCTGTTAACGCGTCCTCATCGCATTGATATGctgttattttcattgtgaAGTACTGACTGAAAGCTTTACAGCCCCGCAGGGTGAACTCACAGCGGTGTGCCGGGGTTACACTGTGTGGGATCCAGTGGATTGACTCGACAGTTGCTGTAGTCATAAGCTCCAGCCCACACCTGGTGAGTCAGCTGGAGAGCAACGGTCCTCCTGCTGAGGGAAACATCCTGTCCGTGCCACAGGTACACCTCGCTGCCGAAATCAAACACCAGGGCCTgcgaacacacacagaaacacaccatcAGCTCGaaacaacacataaacaacatTAATCAACCGGAGAATCCAGAAGAGACCTCAGACCTCAGTGCAGCCCAGCAGGGAGACGCTGGGGATGGAGGCCCAGGCCTGTTCCTCGGGCACCAGCCTGTTCTCCACCAGCCTGTACACACAGTTGGACTCCACCACGCCTCGCTCATAGagctcatcctcctcttctgcaCTGGCTCCTGTGGGGAGAGGAACATGCTGTACAGTCAATACGAACACACATCCAACAGATATTTGTCACTTCTTGTTAGATATTTTGTCCTCTCACCTCTGTATTGCGTCCGTCCTCCCAGAAGGCTCCAGAAGTCTGCGGCCTGGCTGCTGTCACAGTTCAGCCCCTCCTCCAGGTGGACGACCTGGGAGGCCTGACAGCCGAGGTCCCTCTGGTTCTGGATGGACGACGCCAGCTCGGAGGCCTGACAAGAAACAGTATCAGTTTCTGATACCGCAGCAGAACATGCATACAGAACCAGGACATTACAGAAAACTTATATTCCTTTTCTGCCCCTACATCATACACTCTGGACCTTAAATGTATAATAAAAGAGAACATGGATGGTGTGTGATGTAACATGGGAGATGAAAGCATCAGTAGTGTCAGGATCACCTCCAGGAacagtttaaatgtattttactgcCTCTGTACACTGCTCAAGATGCTTCTTATGCAcaaaatgagtgtttttttgtgccattttaTGCATGACTATGGAATATTCATCAGATGatgaaaatatcattttaatttgcaaCATCCAGATACATATGCAGTGATATTTCACGGTATCTGGGCATGTGAAGAGATATTTTTACAcgtttttaatcaaattaatgtTTCATGGCTCATAGTTTCCTTCTTGTTGATGTGTAAATTTATGCTAACAACTAACTGTCttgtaaaatgaattaatattcCTCCGTGGTACCTTGGCTTTCTCCTGCTCGTTGGCAAACTCTCCGCTCCACAGGATGCAGTGCTCCGCAGCGACCAGCAGGAAGCAGTCTCCGCTGTTCAGCGACCGCGCCGACGGCTCCACCAGACGCACCTGGACATGCCGCCTACCTGTCACCACAGGCTCTAGTTAATATaaaaacctgaacacacagacgtcatggTGAGGACGCTCGGCGCGCAGATAACCAAATCTTCTCTGACCTTTGATGTGAATGAGCATCAGGCTGCCGAACGGAGGATAAGACTTGTTAGTCGCAGCATCAGAGGAAGAGATCACGCTGTCTGATCTGCTGAGGTGTGACTCGGAGGAGTTCTTGGACTCTGTGGGAAAATAAAGGAAGCTGAATAAGATAAAGCAAAATGaaaggaatttaaaaaaagaaatactgcCGCTCACTGTTCTCTGCCTGGATCCTCTCCTCTGACGCTGTGTTCACTCTCTCGCCCATGTAGTCCTGCCTGATGTCCTCCCGGGCAGCCAGAGCCCTCAGAGGGTTTCTGGAGCCCTGAGTCCGACGGGACGGACGCACCGAGCGCCTGTGCTCCGCTACTGCTGAGGTCagcctgcaacacacacacacacggcaaaTACAGTTAGTTTAGAcgtacattttatttaacagctttaaaatacCTGTTGGTTGCAGCTTCCCTCCACCACATCGCTGAATGtttaagatgtttttaatgtggcTAATAATCTCACAATCTGAGGTAAAACAGGCTCACATGGGTGTGTTGGTTTGGCAGAGGACGTCCAGGTCCTGCTCACTCTCTGTGGCAGCAGCGTCTCCACATGGTGGTGGTGCTGCACAGGCGGAGGGAGGCGACCGATCTGTGTAGAAACCTCCGTCGAACGTGTTTGATTCATCCAGCggcgtctcctcctccttcacgtCACGTGGATCCGCTGAGAGGGGGGAGCTCTGTGGAGCTGCCGGGGGGACAGGACAGGAAGTGTAGACTTTAAATACTTGCACAGAGattagaaaaacaagaaaaggttTTTATCATATGAAAAAATGCCGTTCTAACCTTCATATGTGCATGTTGGAGCTTCAGTGGATGGTCTCTGCATCTGAGAGGCGTCATTTCCGTCTGATTCTGGAGATCCAAGAGCTAACAGGTGGGGAACACAGGGCAGGAGTCAGAGACAAACATCTACTGAGTGAGTTAAAGATGCAGAGATTATGAGGAGTAAACTCACCTCTCTGGGCCTCTTCATCGCTCCTCTCCTGCTGTGCGTTCATCTCCTCGGCTTCGTCCGTCTGAAGCTCATCCTCAACTCCTTTCGCCTatgcagccaaaaaaaaaataacggATGTATTAATGTAAGATTTAAgcttcaaaaatatgaaaagatttaaaagacaatCACCTTCTGTCTCCACTGAGGCTGACTCTGGTTGCTGGTGGGAGAGGAGACTTCTTGCGCCTCAAAGGACTGATTCGTCTGAGGGGGACATGAAGACAGAATAACGTGGATCAACAGGTGACAGGTTCAACGTCTTTAGTGCAGATCGCAGAGGATTAAATACGATGCAAAGTGAAAGGTGACTTAACACGACTCATTTGGgagcaataaacaaaaaaagggcGCACAGGAGATTGCAAGGCAAACAAAAGTCAGGCAGCAAAATGACACTCAGGATACAAGATGTACAGATTTCTGATGCTCTCAAccacaaaacacatcagtccATGACAAAAGTCTAGCAGGAGAAACTTATTGAGTCTAAAAAACTTGATTCAAACtcgacagaaacaaaataaaactcacccaAACCATTATTGTTAGTCTTTCCAACAATCAATGTTGAAACAATGGAAAGACAAATCAagatggttttggtgagttttatagTTCTTCTGTCGAGTGTTTTTACAATCGGAAAATTATAGTTtttgtaaatggagtctggtggaatTGGACCAACAGAGcggctgtttctggttaaaccAAAAGGGTAAAGATACATAAAGGGGGGAAACATCTATTCATTTAAGCAAGAGAGCCTAAAGAGAAACATTCATTTCATGTTCTCAAAAGTCTAATTCTGAAAGTTGGGcttttatttccaaaaacagacACGGCAGAAAGAAGTTTAGACGCCACAGGTGTAAGAAAACTACAAGAATAAGAGCTCAGAATTAACAGCAACACGATGTAAACGACTGAAGTGAAGAAGTGAGAGCTGCGAGGTGTCACTTCAGAAAAAGGATcattctcacacacagaaacactccGCAGGTGATGGCTCGTTAGCGTGAGCCAAACTTCACGCatcttgtgtaaaaaaaaaaaaaaaaagtctgcatacagacacactgcaaacacagagaaaagctgCGATCCATCTGCCATGCAGCGGCTCGAACAGTTACCTGATTGAAACACATGATATACTGGGGCGTAGTGCTAGAATAGACAGAGGCAAAGACGGGTTCCtggcagaggagaaagagggagggaggctaAAGCTATTGTAAAACAAGCAATGGAGACTGAGAATGATCTCTGCATTAGTTGAAGACGTACCCAGCACCGAGGGTTCACACTCTCCACAGGAAGCTGCTCGGTCTCCTCCtacagggggcagcagagacagagtgacagacgagtaaataaaagacaggaaacaaataaaaatgtttctgcaagTATAGAATTAAAACAGACGTCAACCGAGCCGAAGACTCACACACGTagacgtacacacacacaccgtcaccGCGGTGCAGCTGAGCTCACGAGGTCATTAAAGGGTCGACATTTAAAGAGCACAATAATCAGTCTGTTTACATTCCTCGTCCGGTTCAGAGACAGTAAAATGCATCCCAGTATCAACACTAAACGGCCTGGGTATATTCCCCAGTAACTTTAGTCTGATCTCCAGACATTTAGCACCTCCCAAATCCAGAGCGCTGTTGCTAAGAGATGCTATATCTGGTTTCACTGGAGCGACAAATGCACCGATGCAGCCGCCGCCCCGCTTCTCCTGCTGGATTCAAGGGTGGCAGGAAGAGTGAACCCAGTGACATCTACGTGCGGTTTTATCCACATTGTGTTCTGATTTCTATTACAATTCAATCTGTTTTAAGACAGATGTAATCGATGGCTAACGACTATTTTAAGTATTAATGATATAATGATTCTCTACATCAACCTGACAGGCGGCGCTGTGTGTGGTGGCCTGTGGGGGcgtacaattttcaggtactttacttgagtatttcccttttctgctactttattcgTCCTCGCCgctgcatttattttataaaatgtagtTATTAGTAACAGATTCAGATGATTTGattgtttataggctattaaatgtgacgtgttaccaatcagacattgtgtgagaggacgTTGCATCAGAGCaaaaagtagcacatttttaaattagtcggcaatctgacagaaaaatcactgatactataatcggaaaaatgctgaatattgccTGATAATCAGTCTACCTCCTGATCTTGTCCGAGTAACAACTCGACTGCTTTCATGCTGGGATAGCTGGAGTATTTCCTCTtaaacaaaatgattgtttaAACAGAGATACAGTTATGTCAACCTTCTGGTGTTAGATGGCCTGTTCAAAAGCTCTGAATAGCCTGCGATGATGTACTTTGATGTCCCTTACCACTCTCAGATGAACAATCAGTCTCTCCTGGCTGTGTCAACTCTGAAGATGTACTCTCAACTCTCTGCTGACCATTAAACTTCATCCTTCTCTGCTGACAGTCTGAAACCCACCGTCTCTGAACCGGACTCTCAGAGGATTAGAGGTTATGTAGAGGCTACCCCTCTAGAAGCCATAGATGAACCTTTAGCAGAACAGCTGCCGATTCTGCAGCTGTGATTTGGAAAGTCACTGGAGGGCCACTGAGAGTCTCGTTGTGCGTTTTGTTTCCTACCTTACTCCTGCCGGTGTCGTTCGCCTCCTGCAGTTTGACGGTGTCGTCTACCAGCGTGACCTGAACGTGTCCCGTGACTGTGGGTTCTTCATTCGTCATCCAAACACCCTCCTCCTCATTCTGCTGCCTTTTGGACAGATAACAGGGAATGTAaaccaatgaaaatattttaaaaaaacactcacatatGTAAATATGATCATTTTTGTCATCCTACTTCAAAATGTCCCATAAATCAGAGCAAGACCTTCCAGATATTGATGTATCAGCCCATCAGACACTTACTGAACTCTCTCAGCAGTATCCGAGCTGTTCTCCACAGCAGAAACCAGCTGTTCCTGTGGCTTCGtccagctgttcctctcctcctgaAGAGCGTCCTGCTCTGACAAGGCTCTTGTTGGTGTACAGGCGATGGTTTCCCTCCTGGTTCGAGCCCTCTGCCTCCAGGGAGCTCCAGTCAGCGAGCCTCCCTCACCGCGCCTCTCTCTCCTCGGCGGTACGGGAATATCCTGCCGCTCCGTGCTCTCCACCCTCCCTCGTGTCCCCTCTTCTTCACAACCTCCGCCATTCTGTTCGTGGCTGAACGGTGCATCCGTCCTGCTCCACTCGGAGCCTCCGGAGCTGCTCTTCTTCAGGATTCCTCTCAGGCCCTGCTGGGTCGGGCTGCCAGGCTCCACAGGCACGGGGCCGGCGTCAGGTCTCGGCTGGGAAAGTCGTACCTCGCTGGGTTTGAGGTTGACAGACGAGGCCTGCTGTCTGTCGGACAGATGAGCGGACAAACAGAAGGCGGGAAGCTGTACGGGGCCTTTCTGGAGCTGAAGACGAGGAACGAGGGTGAGACACAGGCTCTTTTTGTGATATTTCTATAAAACACCGTAAAGTTTAATCATCTCACCAGGCTGACCTCCTCCACAGTGATGGGCTGCGTGCGGTACCGAGCCCCCTTCTGCCTCCGTCTCTCCGGGGGTCCCTCAGCGGGGACGTCCCCCTGCCTCCCCGGTAGGGACAGTTTGTTGAAGAGGGCGAGCTTCTCACTCATGCTCAGCTTGCAGCTCTCATCGTCGTCCTCCACTGGCTCAGCCTGCTCGGACTGGGACTCCACTGGTGGGGCTGGTTTGGGGGCGctgaaggaaataaaacaagcGTGTGattacaggagaaaaaaagagctcCGATGTTATCCAACATACACCCTCCAAGCCCcaaatgtgtgtaaaaatagtccccaacaaatgcacccTTCACTCCTGTTTGGCTGACATTTGACCCGCCCTTCCTCTGCCTTCGATTGGCTCTGACCCTGACATTCTTTTCCCAACCATCTAACCCTGAGCAAGCATGAACACTCGACAATCAGAGGGACACTGGGCGGGtctttttggacatttttcagacTATTTGCCTTGTATTAAACACATAAAGGTCgtcccacaacaacaacagtagaACCGATGTCGACATAAAACTGTTTAAGATCCAACCGAAAGCTAAAATCCACCATCATCTTTCCTCTTGGCTTTCCCACCTGATGGCCACCATTTCCTCGCAGGTGATTGGCTGAGTCAGAAAGCGATGGTCGTTGCCACGGCGCACCCTGCGCTCATGGCAGACGCTGCCTGAGCGCGGCTTCAGGAAGGCCGAGGCTTCGGGGGCGGCAGACTTCTCCAGCTCCTACAGAGGAGGCAGGGGACacgttaaagggacagttcacgtACAAATCAACAATACATAATTATCCTCTTGCCTCCGATGCTATTTACTACTTAAAGCACCAAAGATGCATCTTGGATGAGATGCTTGTggcaggatgtaaacattaatgctGTCCTCAGTGACCGAGCAGTAACattagttagcttagttagttAGCTTCTTGTCCATGAGCAGACGCACACTTCCTTCTGTGTGGTGTcgttcagtagaaagaaaatagttcctacatgaaaccaCACACGACGAGGTCTGTGGATCATCTTGAATAACTTTGTCTAATTTCTGAAA contains:
- the svilc gene encoding supervillin, with amino-acid sequence MDAMENPVLEPRSERIARYKAERRRELAERYGNMEELPTKWVRRDRKEVHDPATQTHREALNSDGLGERVNGRTRVVTNGLEADAPAESNCLRRQGDSASMLSGEGCLVPVGLDAPQLRTRVSVGQLRSALLQQAGSGAQPEKLCPDATSSLDLAVKPGSEGGRRRTRRYLPGGPGAGRKNSERFRTQPITANEMEESSGLLDTEEEETCKADVKTDDRAKMSVAAKMSLFKELEKSAAPEASAFLKPRSGSVCHERRVRRGNDHRFLTQPITCEEMVAISAPKPAPPVESQSEQAEPVEDDDESCKLSMSEKLALFNKLSLPGRQGDVPAEGPPERRRQKGARYRTQPITVEEVSLLQKGPVQLPAFCLSAHLSDRQQASSVNLKPSEVRLSQPRPDAGPVPVEPGSPTQQGLRGILKKSSSGGSEWSRTDAPFSHEQNGGGCEEEGTRGRVESTERQDIPVPPRRERRGEGGSLTGAPWRQRARTRRETIACTPTRALSEQDALQEERNSWTKPQEQLVSAVENSSDTAERVQQQNEEEGVWMTNEEPTVTGHVQVTLVDDTVKLQEANDTGRSKEETEQLPVESVNPRCWTNQSFEAQEVSSPTSNQSQPQWRQKAKGVEDELQTDEAEEMNAQQERSDEEAQRALGSPESDGNDASQMQRPSTEAPTCTYEAPQSSPLSADPRDVKEEETPLDESNTFDGGFYTDRSPPSACAAPPPCGDAAATESEQDLDVLCQTNTPMLTSAVAEHRRSVRPSRRTQGSRNPLRALAAREDIRQDYMGERVNTASEERIQAENKSKNSSESHLSRSDSVISSSDAATNKSYPPFGSLMLIHIKGRRHVQVRLVEPSARSLNSGDCFLLVAAEHCILWSGEFANEQEKAKASELASSIQNQRDLGCQASQVVHLEEGLNCDSSQAADFWSLLGGRTQYRGASAEEEDELYERGVVESNCVYRLVENRLVPEEQAWASIPSVSLLGCTEALVFDFGSEVYLWHGQDVSLSRRTVALQLTHQVWAGAYDYSNCRVNPLDPTQCNPGTPLRGEGRPSWALFGCVSEHNETSLFREKFLDWTGRTGGSEEAAPVSEETQPVPVQPSLSASLSSDLLSACDAKALVSGQSLEGDGLVHSVLAGVDVQRGHGVIALEEGRQMELKTVAVDTWHVQEFDDSEVPVESGGQLHEGDSYVIRWTYSVITVDSPDECSREPRQKENTALFLWRGRHSSVSGRDTAAFLSIGMNNQEESQVVVPQGKEPPCFLQLFQGGLVIHKGKRDEAVNAEWRLFCVRGELPEEGSLLEVDCCCAGLRSRGSVVLLNSQQGALYLWTGCKAHASSREVGRRAAERLAQTCPSELGLSQSSPVKVQVVEEGSEPADFWTALGQMDRKAYDCMLQDPGKYNFTPRLFHLSVASGSFRAEELQSPTRLPGLVMPMPFVQESLYSVPQPALFLLDNRLEVYLWQRGQPEQTESSASAWSCWHNERRCAMQTALQYCKEMNPRRPPQAYLIFEGSEPLTFTNVFPRWERSPGPHTQGDAGRVKLTLVQDALAQLMKTQYPLEELLRSPLPEGVDPQHLEVYLSDQDFQTILEMKRDEYASLPSWKQIDLKKSKGLLC